The nucleotide sequence ATTATCTTCAAATAATGTGTTAATTTTATTTCTTAAATCATCTTTGTTGTTTAGTAATTTAACTGATTTTTTATTAATTGCATAACAAGTTGCACAAATCATTACTAAATTTGGTCTATTTAATTGTTTTGCTATTTTAAAATTACGTGCTCCAATAGCTGTAGTGTCAATTTGGTCAAAAACATCAGAATAATGACCTAATCCTGTACAACAAGTTTGTTTTTCTGAAATTGCATAATCTAATCCTAATTTATCAAAGACAAATTTTGTTGAAGATTCAATTCCAGGATATTCAACACTTACTAAACAGCTTCTAAATAAAAGGAGATTTTTATCAGGTATATTTTTCATGTTAAACCTCCTTTTCTTGAGATTTTCTAATTTTTTCAATTTTATTTTTAAAACCAGTAATTGTTAAAATTAAACTTACTTCGTCAATAACTTCTTTAGGTGGCATTAAAGGCGGACTTAAATTTAATTCTTCTCTGATTTCTCCCAAATTTTGTCTAAATTCCCACCATCCTTCAACATCATGAGAAATATCCTCAAAAAATATTTCAGGAATAGCTCCAATAGCTGCATTAAAATAGCTATCTGCAAAACCTAGATATTCATAAAGTTTATCTTGACCAATTCCATGTTTTATTGCTTTTTGTTTTAGAATTTGATTTACTTCACAAACACTATTTCCAACTGGACACACACTATGACAAGTATAACAATAAAAACAATTCCAAATATAATCTTCTTTTAAAATGGACTCATCACCATCTAAAACTCTTTCCATGATTTCACGTGGACTATATTTACTATGGCGAGCTGCAGGACATGTTGAAGTACATAACCCACATTGTACACATTTTAAAACAGCTCCATCTTTGGTGTTTTTTACATCAGCAATTATCTCTTCTGCAAAATTAATAGGAGCATCCTCGATTCTTTGTTTAGACATCTAACACCCCCATTTATAATTTAAATTCTTTATTTTCTATTGATTTTTTAAGTTGTCTAGACAGTTTATTTGCCCTTAGCCTATCAGATTGTCTACAAATAATTGGAATATCTTTGGTTTTTCCATTAATTTCTAGCTCAACTGAACCTGTATTCATTTTAAATGCATCATTTAAACAAAAATGAGAACACATTCCACAACCAAAGCAATAATTTTGAAGTAGTCGTTTATTTCTAAATGCATTTGTTGGACAAACTTCTTCTACCCTACACTTTTCACAATTTTCACATTTTGTCCTATTAAATAATGGTCTTAAATCATGACCTTCCCACATTGCATTATAATTAGTTTGAGCTAATGGTAAATGGCGACCTTTTATATCAGCTACTGGTAAATCAATATCTTTATCCAAAATAAACAAGTTATTATAAATTTCTTCATTTAATACAGGAATTGGTATAGCTACAGTATCATAAATTTCACCACCTTGACCTGTTTTAAATCCACCAATATAATATGGATCCATTTCCATGAAGTTTGCAGACAACATCAAATTAGGTTTTTCAACCGATGATCTTGTACCATCACCTAAAACATAACCTTCCGCACCATTAACTAAAACTTTACAACCTGATTTAATTGCATTATGAGGAATATCATTTTGAAGTGGGTTTAAATCACCACAACCTGAAAATGTTAAAGCAGAAAGATTACCACCTAAAGGAATTGCAGCAAAAATTGAGGAAACCTCTTCACGACCCGGATTAGTAAAAGCAGTATAATTTTTAAATGCCATACGGGAACCAATAATTTGACCTCTTCCAACATTATCCATGGTTATAGTTGTTTCTATTCTCTTTTTATCAATACTTTCAACAACAACATCAATTTCACCACCTTCAAGTAGGTCTTTTAATAAAAAACCACCACCATAATGAGGATCATGAATTGAATGGGAAGTTCCATGTAAAATTACATCAACTTCACCTAACCACTCATTAGGACAAGGCCCTGCATAAGCTGGAATACCATTTAAAAATACTTCACTAGCTCTTATAAACTCACCAGGCTTAGAAACTGTAAAATTTAAAATAGCTGCTGTTCCACTCATAACTCCACAAGTACCACAAGTTACAACATCAACTTCATC is from Methanobrevibacter oralis and encodes:
- a CDS encoding methanogenesis marker 16 metalloprotein: MIERSISQINKRIDDGEANIYTVDEFKKLIKNDDAPSFDEVDVVTCGTCGVMSGTAAILNFTVSKPGEFIRASEVFLNGIPAYAGPCPNEWLGEVDVILHGTSHSIHDPHYGGGFLLKDLLEGGEIDVVVESIDKKRIETTITMDNVGRGQIIGSRMAFKNYTAFTNPGREEVSSIFAAIPLGGNLSALTFSGCGDLNPLQNDIPHNAIKSGCKVLVNGAEGYVLGDGTRSSVEKPNLMLSANFMEMDPYYIGGFKTGQGGEIYDTVAIPIPVLNEEIYNNLFILDKDIDLPVADIKGRHLPLAQTNYNAMWEGHDLRPLFNRTKCENCEKCRVEEVCPTNAFRNKRLLQNYCFGCGMCSHFCLNDAFKMNTGSVELEINGKTKDIPIICRQSDRLRANKLSRQLKKSIENKEFKL
- the hdrC gene encoding ferredoxin:CoB-CoM heterodisulfide reductase subunit HdrC, producing the protein MSKQRIEDAPINFAEEIIADVKNTKDGAVLKCVQCGLCTSTCPAARHSKYSPREIMERVLDGDESILKEDYIWNCFYCYTCHSVCPVGNSVCEVNQILKQKAIKHGIGQDKLYEYLGFADSYFNAAIGAIPEIFFEDISHDVEGWWEFRQNLGEIREELNLSPPLMPPKEVIDEVSLILTITGFKNKIEKIRKSQEKEV